The window AATACATTTATGCGTGAATCTTTGTCCTGAGGATTTTCAGGGAGTCAAGGGTGATGTTAGGCAAAAACTAATCTGAATCAAAGCAGGTTTCAAGGTTCGTTTCAAAAGTCAAAGATCCTGTAATATTCTTGTGGGAGAGAGTTCCACAGTCTCAGTAGTCAATGTGCATTTAaatgtatggttgccaactttgggttgggaaattcctggacatttgaggatggagcctagggagggcaaggtttgggaggggagggacctcagcagagtataatgccacagtctactctccaaagcagccatttttttccccaggggaattgatctacatcatctggagagcaattgtaattccaggagatctccagccctccaactggaagctggcaactgTATTTAATGTAGTAAGCAATTGTGGTAAACTATTACTACTTGATGCACAGGGGGGTGTCACGTAATCAAATCTCTCCACATCACACAGCTACAAAGCACATGAGGTGATCCTGAACAACTCACTCCCTCAatctagtctacctcacagggctgtcatGAGGCTACAAGAGTTTGTGTGCCAAAAAGCATCATGAAAATTAACAGTTCACATCAATACTCCCTCCCTTTGTGTGTTACAGTTCACAGCGGCCAGATGCACTTCCTGTTTATCCTGTCCAGCGTAGCCAAGAATGAGCGTGTGCTGACAGCCGAACTACACCTGTTCAAGTTGCGGGCCAGGATGGGTGACGGGCCCCTCAGGAGGCATCACTTCTGCCAGGTAAAACACTCACCTCTACCCTTCCTTCATAAGGTCTAGGACGTTCGTCCCAGTAAAAAGCTTCCGTGACTGAGCCCAACTTCAAAAGATGCCTGTTTACCCTGTACCAGATTTTTGGCAGATCTCTGTTTTAAGGAGCTCACAATCTTAATTTGAGACAACAAAGGGAGGAGAGAGACGGGTAGAGGCAGGGCCAAACAGGGAAAGAATCACCATCCCTTCTAGTTAGACATCTTTCTATTTCATATCTTGAAGGATATTATTTGAGGCTTCTTGGAAAAGTGGCGTGTAGATATCTGAAGTTATTAAGTCAATCTTCTTGATTGCTGGTTAGATTAATGTAACTGATTTTTTCAGTAAGTCACCGTTAATTAATTCAGCAAagggagtgtgtgtgtctgtgtgtgtgtgttgccagctccaggacaggaaattcctggagatttggcagagAAGcttggggaaggagctcagcggGGTATgataccaaagcagccattttctccaggtgaactgatttctgtagtttggagatcggttgtaattctgggagaactccagaacCCAAATGAgaaatggcaaccctaaatacaaGACATGTGCAGTCTAACAACTAAGAAGGTGTGCTTTTGCTTCCAAACTGTTACTTTTATCTGTATGCAAATATAATTGGTTAAAATACAATTGATTTACAGAGAGTGTTTTAGTGGACGGAATGAGGAATCCACAATTGGGCGAGCTGCATTAATCCCAACCCCAGTCCCTTAAATGTAGCTGAGAGGCACATTTTCAGGACAAAACAACTGTCCCCTCAAACCTATTTTAAGAGTTTGATTAGAACTATGGACCTTAGAAAATAATAACCAAGGAAACAGGAGCAggtgagcatgtgcagagtgccttcccCACACCGCTAAGGAGTCAGGAATGGACTTTGACAGTCCTTCTAAACAGATGTGAGCTCCCAAACCTCTTATGTTCAAAATATTGCAATATTGGCCTTTGTGGGAGTCTGCTTCCTTAACCCGGGACTGATTTCCCTTCAGGTTAGTGTGTACCAAATCCTGGACCAGCACAACCTGGATTCCCCAGACGGAAAGAAACTGCTCTCTGCCAGATTACTCGCAGTGCAGGGATCCGGTTGGGAGGTCTTCAGCATCACGCAAGCGGTGAGTTGATTTGTTTACTGCTCTGCAGCCAGCCTTCTTTGCAGGGTATAGCTATCACCGTGacggggttgtgtgtgtgtgtgtgggggggggggggacgtgttccaggaaattaaaattggcAATTTCCTCATAACTAACAGAAGCTTCTGTAACCCTTTGGTCAAGTCCAAGTGGGTCGTTTTCATCTGAAATGTTGACATTGGACAAGATTAGTCATTTTTCAGTTCAGAAGCTTTGCATCCATTTCTTAACACCCTCCTTAAATAAACAATCGTGTATCCCCTTCTTTAATCAATCTGCTCGGTCTCATAATAGCtaaagtaggattttttttaatttttaaaaatgggttgtAGGATCTCTTAACCCATAATAAATTAACATTTCAATGGTGACATTGAAAACCCATACTTTGCTGTGCAAAGTTGAGCAGATCAGACATTCAAAGCCTGCCTCTGTTGTGATCTGAGTGGCTTTACACAAGTCATTCTTTCTTCGACTCATCTCTTCCCCTCCAAGTCTAGCGCATAGGGATAATAATGCCAACCGACCTtgaagggctgttgtaaggattgcaAGAATGTGATCAAGCCGGTCGCCATTTTTATGCAAACATCACTAGCTTTGTATGGCATTGCAGGTTCGCGATTGGACAGAAGAGGAAAGTAGTAACCAGGGCTTGCTGGTGACGGTGCGGGGCCTTGGCGGGGCAGTGCTGGACCCCAGTGCTGTGCAATTTGCTTCTGGACGAGATCACCATGAGAGCAAGAAACCAATGCTGGTTTTGTTTACTGATGACGGGAGGCGAGGAGCAGCACTACCCACCAACACCTTCTCAGGTAAGGGGAAGGGGACTTTTGGCCATCACCAGGCATACttcagagatgggggggggacagCTGAGGATACTGTTCAGTAACAGTAAAACGAGAGGTCTATTGTTTTCAGCACTAGAGTGAATACAGAATTGCAGCTTTGCTCTAATAGGTTACAGCAAATTAAGATATTGAGGAGGTGTGTGGGAAAAAATAAGAAATTATGTGGGTTTAATGTATCTTCCTACTATTGGGGTCAGAGAGGAAACGTCAGCAGCTCTTTGCCTGTGCATAGTTTGAGATTTGTCAAAGTTTAATGACAAAACAGAAGACATGGGCTTCCCTGTTAGTTTtctcgtagggttgccaactccagactggaaaattcctggagatggttgggtggagctttgagaaggcagggtttggggaggatccTGCCAGCAGGacgtaatgccatagagtcaacagtccaaagcagctattttctcctggggaaataaggtctgtagtctggagatgaattgtaattctgagagaactccagcctccacctggaagttggcaaccctgctttctGGACTAGTTTACGGAGCAATCCTacgcatgtttactcagaagtaattctgattttattcaatgggcttaTTCCTAGGAAAGTGGTTTTTTGGGGGGATTGCAGCCTTAACAAATTTAGAAGAGTAGTTAAATatttttagcagggctttttttctggggaaagagggtggtggaactcagtgggttgccctctgagaaaatggtcacagggctggtggccccgccccctgatctccagacagaggggagattagattgccctccgcggcgctcggcggcacggagggcaatctaaactcccctgtctggagatcagggggcggggccaccagccgtgtgaccattttcaagaggttctggaacgccgttccaccgcattccagctggaaaaaagccctgatttttagAAATGGGAAAGCAAATGAAAGAGTGTGTGAAATCCATTCTGTGAGCACACGGTATCAGTTATTTGGGGGAAAGGGCTTAACTACATCTACGATCTGTACTCTTTTTGCTCATTTTTCAATTCCAGTGTCTGCCTatgagcatgcacagagtgttTAACAGTTATTAAACCAGGTTAAAAACTCTTTTGCTGGTTCACAGCCTTTTAATGTATATCTGATCGTTCCCTCCTTTAGATATGGCCCTGGAGAATCCATATCTTCCAGAGGAGATCAGAATCCCCCAGATCAACAGAACTCGGCCCCCTCGCTCAGCAGGCGAGCAACAGCTACCTTGCCAGATACACCCCCTTTCAGTAGACTTCGAGGAAATCGGGTGGTCCGGCTGGATCATCTCTCCCCGCGGTTACAATGCCTTCCACTGCAGAGGTTCCTGCCCCTTCCCGCTGGGGGAGAACATGCGGCCCACCAACCACGCCACTGTGCAGTCCATCATTAACGCGCTGAAGCTGAGCCAAGACGTCAGTGGACCCTGCTGTGTGCCGGATAAGCTCTTCTCCATCAATCTGCTCTATTTCGATGATGATGAAAATGTGGTCTTGAAGCAATATGATGACATGGTGGCTGGGAGTTGTGGGTGTCATTGAAcccctggagggggggggtctttccTAATCTCCTCCAGTGCCCAAATTCCTAAGCCTCAGGAAAGAGGCTGAATGGCAAGTCTCCTTGGAGCCTATCAATAGTTTATGACCATCGGACGCTCCATATTCAGAGTCGATCTGTCTCTGAATTTCTCTACCAGCGTGCCTGAGAAGCATCCAGCACAGCTAAAATTCTGCATTGCTACTCCCACCAGATGGTTAAACAGACTATCTATTTTTACATAAAACAAGCCCTGTTGGGCATCCCTCCCTCATTGCCAACCAGTCGCTCTGGAGATCCAACAACAGGGTGTAGAGGCTGAGGTCTTCCCACTGTTGCCTCctgacactggtattcagagatttactgcccctgaacatggaggttccttcagtcaccatggctggtagccactgatagacctatcctccatgaatctgtctaatccgcCTTTAAATCTGTCTATGCCGGCGGCCGtcactacatcttctggcagtgaattccacattttaatcactcgttgAGTAAAGatgtttttccttttgtctgtccggAATCTACTGCCTGTCAACTTAATTGGACGTCCTttagttctagtattttgggagaggaaggaaaagtTCTCAGAGTCCACTCTCtgtaccctgtgcataattttataaacttctatcattttTCCCCTTAGTCATCTTTCTAAAgtgaaaagtcccagattcatTAGCATTTCCTTACAGAAAatgtgctccaaccccttaatcttCTTAGTtatcctcttctgtacttttcccagctctgaAATGTCCTTCTTGAGATtaggagtgattctgcacacattggataatgcactttcaatcctctttatagatcatttggaacggatttttttgtgtgcggaacaaaaaatccacctcaaacgattgataaagtgcattgaaagtgcattatccaacgtgtgcggaatcagccatggtgaGCAGAACAGCACATAGtagtgctacagacagactaatatggctacccatcttgatttatctctGTGGAAATAACTGCactcagtattccaaatgaagctgcaccatagatctttttcactgctgtggcgCACTGGGTTGACAGTTTCATTGCGCTATCTGCTACGACCCCCAAAGTCCCTTTCCCTCTTAGCCTCGGCAAGTTCAGATCCTATTCGCATGTACTTAAAGTCTGGATTTTTTTGGTCCAGTGTGCACCACCTTACACCTGTGTGCATTCAAGTTTCACTTGCCACATCATTGCCCACTCATCCAAATGGTGGAGATTCTCCCGGAACTCTTCATAGTCTTGGTTTTCACATCCTATAGTCTACACACTACACTGTTCACCTGCAGTTCCAGTTTATTTATGAACAAACTAAATAGTATCAGCCTCAGTACCAATCATAGTGAGACCCCACTTATTGCTTCCCTGCATTGTGAGAAcggtccatttattcctactctctgcttgcTTTTGCAATCCATAAAAGGATCTGTCCtgttatcccatgactgctaagcttagtTAGGAGTCTTaggtcaaaagccttttgaaagtccaagtatataacaTTTCCCTAGTCACCATTATTTACATGTTTGTTCTCTTTCTCAAAGAATTCCAGAAAGTTGGTGAGACAGGCCTTCTCTTTGCAGAAGCCACACTGATTTTCCCTctgcaggctttgttcctctgtgTTCGTAATAATTCTATTCTTGATTAAAGTTTTTACTACTTTGCTTGAGGAAAGTTTTGACGAGAATATCCTATAGCCACAAAATTTGCCCCCTGCCTGGGACGTTTCCAGTCTCCCTTATCCTGTTGGGTCCTTGTTTTATGAGGAGCCAGTCATTGAATATCACTACCCATACCTtgtccatggctgtttccacactacttaccttcatccggaacgccacggaaaaaacacggaagatagcgtcttctcacgcgggttttgcacaatgtcacacaaaactcacgtgagaaaacgttaTCGTCCAcatttttttcgcgacgttctgcggcgttccagatgaaggtaagtagtgtggaaatggcccatatttTGCCTTTTGGGGAGAAGTTGGaaataacttatttttttaaatgtcagcaGGTACACATGTGTATGAGTATTCTGatttcaaacccaggtctctagAAATCAGATCTCTTGAGTGTGGGCAGCGGATCTCTCTTCCTTGATTCTTATGAGTTCTAAAGCTGCTGGTGAGTGacattaccttttaaaaaaagaatcttgtTCTACCTTTAGTGGGTAAGTGGACAGTCATTACCGACTGAGCTTTAGATCTCTCGTGATCCCTAACAAAGAGCCCTTGTACTTCAGAATGTACCATACTGTATATATTCCAAAtgctaaatatttatttttctggACATTCCCTGTACAGTGTACTCCTTGTAAATATCTGTATATTAATGTTATTTTGCTGTGTATGATCTGTCAGTATTAAATAAACGAAgacaatgttttgccatgtaatgTGTTGGAGTTTCTTCCCCCATCCTTAAAACTGATCTTTgaggagagaagagggagaagggTAGGTATCTGGTGCCACAGGAGTTATAGAAATCTGATTCATTTGGGGCCCTGCTCCTTCCGTTCAAATTGGGTGGGTGGTCCTCTTAgtgtctgtcttttaaaaatgccttccAAGTTTCTCTTGTGagtaggttgccaactctgggttggggaattcctagagatctgggggtggagcctggggagggtcggGTTTGttgagggacttcagcaaggtataatgccatagagtcccccctccagaACATCAATTTTCTCCAAAGAAACTGATCTCAGTAGCCTAGAAATGatctgtaattctgggaaatctccaggctccacctggagaatggcaaccttCCTTGTTGACAAGTCAGCTTGTAAGACATGGGAATTTagttccctctcccttctctcttgCTAGAGATGGTGCTTGGAGTGTAGATAGCTGCTAATTCCCTGCACTCAGTGAGCTTTCTACCCCAATGAGTATGCATGGTTTTCGGTGATGACCATTCAACAAAGCCTCCAGGCACagtggcagtgtacctctgaacgGCTGTTGCTGAGCGGCAAGCAAAAGAGGCAGGGCTtttgctttcctgcctggctggtGGGCTTTCTGGAGGTATCCTGCTGGCCCTTTTTGGACACAGGATGCTCAACTGGATGGAGCGTTGGCCTGCTCCAGCGCGGCCTCCCAATGTTCTTATTGAAAGGGGGAATAGAGAAACTTGTGGAGGAGCACAGATCTCTCAACAGCTATTTGCCGTGACAACTTAATGGAGCCTCTGTCTGCAGAGTTAATATGCTTCTGTATTCCTGGTGCTGAGATGGATGAGAGGGAAAATCATGCGGGATAACACAGTACTGTGGTTGATCTGAAGCAACTAATCTGGGAGAGTCTATCTTCAAAGGGCCAGAAAAGAACCATCTCTTTGGCCAAATCTCTGGGTACCAAATCTTTTGAATCAGCTTCAGAGAGGGTTTGAGATCTCAGAGCATCATCTGAACTGAAGCAGCGTGCCACAATCTTGCAGAAGTGAAGCAGGTCCAGATCTGATTGGAGCCAGGGTGGGaactcctttcctttcccccccgTAAGGCCCAAGTACGGCACTTGTCTTCTCCAGAGGACAACTAACATCCATACAGAGAATTAAACTGTATGTTTTAAGTTAAACACACACGtttcatttaattattttttaatattgtaaTGTATACATTCTCCAATTTCAGAAATTCCAAACACAGCTAACGATTCCGGGAACCGAGCAGGAACAACAAAATACAAACAACAACAGGACAACATAGTTTGTGGGATTCTTAGGAAACAACAGGGAGATGTTTTAAAATGCACATTAAGAATGGTAACAATAATAATGAATATCAatgataataataagaagaaattGGATGTAGTGAGTGGGTGGCGGGTTTTATGCttcagggaaagg of the Eublepharis macularius isolate TG4126 chromosome 5, MPM_Emac_v1.0, whole genome shotgun sequence genome contains:
- the LOC129330259 gene encoding bone morphogenetic protein 2-like — encoded protein: MVRTLLLLSLLLSWMPACAARPSHAHLALGNSEDQRAEALKRLLQVFGITDPPQSLHGIKQPPQYMVDLYNTVAGADGVTKDPDILEGNTVRSFLDKFHSGQMHFLFILSSVAKNERVLTAELHLFKLRARMGDGPLRRHHFCQVSVYQILDQHNLDSPDGKKLLSARLLAVQGSGWEVFSITQAVRDWTEEESSNQGLLVTVRGLGGAVLDPSAVQFASGRDHHESKKPMLVLFTDDGRRGAALPTNTFSDMALENPYLPEEIRIPQINRTRPPRSAGEQQLPCQIHPLSVDFEEIGWSGWIISPRGYNAFHCRGSCPFPLGENMRPTNHATVQSIINALKLSQDVSGPCCVPDKLFSINLLYFDDDENVVLKQYDDMVAGSCGCH